A stretch of the Corylus avellana chromosome ca6, CavTom2PMs-1.0 genome encodes the following:
- the LOC132184602 gene encoding amino acid permease 6-like, giving the protein MEMQKSSSMFIEHGPGGAYNNGEIRKNLDDDGRAKRTGTWVTASAHIITAVIGSGVLSLAWAIAQLGWVAGPAVLMAFSCITYFTSTLLADCYRSPDPVTGKRNYTYMDVVRANLGGRKVQLCGLAQYLNLVGITIGYTITASISMVAVKRSNCFHKNGHHVKCHTSNYPFMIIFACIQVVLSQIQNFHKLSWLSILAAIMSFAYSSIGLGLSIAKVAGGGHVRTSLTGVTVGVDVSGTEKVWRTFQAIGDIAFAYAYSTVLIEIQDTLKSSPAENKVMKRASLLGVSTTTTFYVLCGCVGYAAFGNNAPGNFLTGFGFYEPFWLIDFANVCIAIHLIGAYQVFCQPLFEFVERWCKKQWPESKFITSEYAIDVPLCGVYCVNSFRLVWRTVYVIVTAVIAMTFPFFNDFLGLLGALSFWPLTVYFPIEMYIAQAKLPKFSFTWTWLKILSWACLVVSIVAAAGSIEGLAQDLKAYKPFKSQQ; this is encoded by the exons ATGGAGATGCAGAAGAGCAGCAGCATGTTCATAGAACATGGTCCCGGAGGAGCATACAACAACGGCGAGATCCGGAAGAACCTCGACGACGACGGCCGAGCCAAAAGAACGg GAACATGGGTAACCGCTAGCGCCCATATCATAACCGCCGTTATCGGTTCCGGCGTGCTGTCTTTGGCATGGGCAATAGCACAGTTGGGATGGGTGGCCGGACCGGCCGTTCTCATGGCTTTCTCTTGCATCACCTACTTCACTTCCACTCTTCTCGCCGACTGTTACAGGTCGCCGGACCCCGTCACCGGAAAAAGAAACTACACCTACATGGATGTTGTGAGAGCTAATTTAG GCGGTCGGAAGGTTCAGCTATGTGGATTGGCTCAATACCTAAATCTTGTTGGGATTACCATCGGTTACACTATCACCGCATCAATTAGCATGGT GGCGGTGAAAAGGTCAAACTGTTTCCACAAAAATGGGCACCATGTGAAGTGCCACACATCAAACTACCCATTCATGATAATCTTCGCCTGCATCCAAGTGGTTCTGAGCCAAATACAAAACTTTCACAAGCTCTCATGGCTCTCAATCCTTGCAGCCATAATGTCCTTCGCATATTCTTCCATAGGACTCGGCCTCTCCATAGCAAAAGTTGCTG GTGGGGGGCATGTAAGGACAAGCTTGACCGGCGTCACGGTTGGGGTTGACGTGTCTGGGACAGAGAAAGTTTGGAGGACCTTCCAAGCTATTGGTGACATTGCCTTCGCTTATGCTTACTCCACCGTCCTCATCGAGATACAG GATACACTGAAATCAAGCCCAGCAGAGAACAAGGTGATGAAGAGGGCAAGTTTACTTGGTGTGTCAACCACCACTACGTTCTATGTCCTTTGCGGGTGCGTTGGCTACGCAGCCTTTGGAAATAACGCACCAGGGAATTTCCTCACTGGGTTTGGATTCTACGAACCCTTCTGGCTAATCGACTTCGCTAATGTTTGCATTGCTATCCATCTCATTGGTGCTTACCAG GTTTTCTGCCAGCCCCTCTTCGAGTTCGTGGAGAGGTGGTGCAAGAAACAATGGCCGGAAAGCAAGTTCATAACGAGTGAGTACGCCATCGACGTTCCGTTATGTGGCGTGTACTGCGTCAACTCGTTCCGGCTGGTGTGGCGGACGGTATACGTCATCGTAACGGCGGTTATAGCCATGACTTTCCCGTTCTTCAACGACTTCTTGGGGCTGCTGGGGGCGCTCTCCTTCTGGCCGTTGACCGTCTACTTCCCGATAGAGATGTACATTGCCCAGGCTAAATTGCCCAAGTTCTCTTTCACGTGGACGTGGCTGAAGATTTTGAGCTGGGCGTGTTTGGTAGTATCGATCGTCGCCGCCGCCGGATCCATTGAAGGCCTTGCCCAAGATCTCAAGGCCTACAAGCCCTTTAAATCTCAGCAATAA